One segment of Paramormyrops kingsleyae isolate MSU_618 chromosome 8, PKINGS_0.4, whole genome shotgun sequence DNA contains the following:
- the uba3 gene encoding NEDD8-activating enzyme E1 catalytic subunit isoform X5 gives MNLLLLSLFREKKRRRIEELAQKMALDDANWDGRWNHVSKFLERAGPFTHPDFEPSTELLQFLLETCKILVIGAGGLGCELLKNLALSGFRDIHLVDMDTIDVSNLNRQFLFRPKDVGRPKAEVAAEFINRRIPGCNVIAHFKKIQDFDESFYQQFHIVVCGLDSIIARRWMNGMLMSLLTFEEGVLDPSSVIPLIDGGTEGFKGNARVILPGMTACIECTLELYPPQITYPMCTIASMPRLPEHCVEYVRLLQWPKENPFGDGVPLDGDDPKHIQWVFQRSRERAGEFSITGVTYRLTQGVVKRIIPAVASTNAVIAAACATEVFKIASSAYISLNNYLMFNDVDGLYTYTFEADRKENCPACSQVPQELQFAPSAKLQDVLNYLTKSATLQMKSPAITATLEGKNKTLYLQTISSIEERTRPNLCKTLKELGLTDGQELAVTDITSPQTLLFKLSLST, from the exons ATGAACCTTCTTTTACTCTCTCTTTTTAGGGAGAAGAAAAGAAGGAGAATAGAAGAGCTGGCTCAGAA AATGGCGCTAGACGACGCAAACTGGGACGGACGCTGGAATCACGTGAGCAAGTTCCTGGAGCGCGCGGGGCCCTTCACGCACCCCGACTTTGAACCGAGCACCGAG ttgctCCAGTTTTTATTGGAAACATGCAAGATTCTGGTCATCGGAGCTGGCGGCTTGGGATGTGAGCTCCTGAAAAACCTG GCTCTGTCAGGTTTTCGAGACATTCACCTTGTGGATATGGACACCATTGACGTGTCCAACCTAAACAGGCAGTTTCTTTTCAG GCCTAAAGATGTGGGCCGCCCCAAGGCTGAGGTGGCAGCTGAATTCATCAACCGCAGAATCCCGGGATGTAACGTGATTGC ACATTTTAAGAAAATCCAAGACTTCGATGAGTCATTTTACCAAC AGTTCCATATCGTGGTGTGTGGCCTGGATTCTATCATCGCCCGCCGGTGGATGAATGGCATGCTG ATGTCACTGCTGACTTTCGAGGAGGGCGTGCTGGATCCGTCCTCCGTTATCCCACTCATCGACGGGGGCACCGAGGGCTTCAAGGGCAACGCCCGGGTCATCCTGCCTGGCATGACTGCCTGTATTGAATGTACCCTGGAGCTCTACCCTCCGCAG ATCACCTACCCCATGTGCACCATCGCCTCCATGCCCCGGCTGCCTGAGCACTGCGTGGAGTACGTCCGTCTGCTGCAGTGGCCCAAGGAGAATCCCTTTGGCG ACGGCGTGCCACTGGACGGGGACGACCCCAAACACATCCAGTGGGTGTTCCAGAGATCACGGGAGAGAGCGGGCGAGTTCAGCATCACCGGCGTGACCTACAGACTGACTCAGG GGGTTGTGAAAAGGATCATCCCCGCCGTCGCGTCCACAAACGCCGTCATTGCGG ctgcatgTGCCACTGAGGTCTTCAAGATTGCGTCGAG TGCCTACATTTCACTGAACAACTACCTGATGTTCAACGACGTCGACGGCCTGTACACCTACACGTTTGAGGCGGACAGGAAG GAGAACTGCCCCGCCTGCAGCCAGGTGCCTCAGGAGCTGCAGTTCGCcccctcagccaagctgcaggATGTGCTGAACTACCTGACCAAGAGCGCCACCCT ACAGATGAAATCACCGGCCATCACAGCCACTTTGGAAGGGAAAAATAAGACATTATATTTACAG ACCATATCCTCTATAGAAGAGAGAACCCGGCCAAATCTTTGTAAAACATTGAAAG AGCTCGGCCTGACGGACGGACAGGAGCTGGCCGTGACGGATATCACCTCCCCGCAAACCTTGCTCTTCAAACTCAGCCTGAGCACGTAG
- the uba3 gene encoding NEDD8-activating enzyme E1 catalytic subunit isoform X2 produces MADVEEPEKKRRRIEELAQKMALDDANWDGRWNHVSKFLERAGPFTHPDFEPSTELLQFLLETCKILVIGAGGLGCELLKNLALSGFRDIHLVDMDTIDVSNLNRQFLFRPKDVGRPKAEVAAEFINRRIPGCNVIAHFKKIQDFDESFYQQFHIVVCGLDSIIARRWMNGMLMSLLTFEEGVLDPSSVIPLIDGGTEGFKGNARVILPGMTACIECTLELYPPQITYPMCTIASMPRLPEHCVEYVRLLQWPKENPFGDGVPLDGDDPKHIQWVFQRSRERAGEFSITGVTYRLTQGVVKRIIPAVASTNAVIAAACATEVFKIASSAYISLNNYLMFNDVDGLYTYTFEADRKWTPDWQGEGSSCQWSSRVNAVSSAFDGHQENCPACSQVPQELQFAPSAKLQDVLNYLTKSATLQMKSPAITATLEGKNKTLYLQTISSIEERTRPNLCKTLKELGLTDGQELAVTDITSPQTLLFKLSLST; encoded by the exons ATGGCGGATGTAGAGGAGCC GGAGAAGAAAAGAAGGAGAATAGAAGAGCTGGCTCAGAA AATGGCGCTAGACGACGCAAACTGGGACGGACGCTGGAATCACGTGAGCAAGTTCCTGGAGCGCGCGGGGCCCTTCACGCACCCCGACTTTGAACCGAGCACCGAG ttgctCCAGTTTTTATTGGAAACATGCAAGATTCTGGTCATCGGAGCTGGCGGCTTGGGATGTGAGCTCCTGAAAAACCTG GCTCTGTCAGGTTTTCGAGACATTCACCTTGTGGATATGGACACCATTGACGTGTCCAACCTAAACAGGCAGTTTCTTTTCAG GCCTAAAGATGTGGGCCGCCCCAAGGCTGAGGTGGCAGCTGAATTCATCAACCGCAGAATCCCGGGATGTAACGTGATTGC ACATTTTAAGAAAATCCAAGACTTCGATGAGTCATTTTACCAAC AGTTCCATATCGTGGTGTGTGGCCTGGATTCTATCATCGCCCGCCGGTGGATGAATGGCATGCTG ATGTCACTGCTGACTTTCGAGGAGGGCGTGCTGGATCCGTCCTCCGTTATCCCACTCATCGACGGGGGCACCGAGGGCTTCAAGGGCAACGCCCGGGTCATCCTGCCTGGCATGACTGCCTGTATTGAATGTACCCTGGAGCTCTACCCTCCGCAG ATCACCTACCCCATGTGCACCATCGCCTCCATGCCCCGGCTGCCTGAGCACTGCGTGGAGTACGTCCGTCTGCTGCAGTGGCCCAAGGAGAATCCCTTTGGCG ACGGCGTGCCACTGGACGGGGACGACCCCAAACACATCCAGTGGGTGTTCCAGAGATCACGGGAGAGAGCGGGCGAGTTCAGCATCACCGGCGTGACCTACAGACTGACTCAGG GGGTTGTGAAAAGGATCATCCCCGCCGTCGCGTCCACAAACGCCGTCATTGCGG ctgcatgTGCCACTGAGGTCTTCAAGATTGCGTCGAG TGCCTACATTTCACTGAACAACTACCTGATGTTCAACGACGTCGACGGCCTGTACACCTACACGTTTGAGGCGGACAGGAAG TGGACGCCGGACTGGCAGGGCGAGGGCTCCTCCTGCCAGTGG TCCTCACGTGTTAATGCTGTATCCTCGGCTTTTGATGGGCACCAGGAGAACTGCCCCGCCTGCAGCCAGGTGCCTCAGGAGCTGCAGTTCGCcccctcagccaagctgcaggATGTGCTGAACTACCTGACCAAGAGCGCCACCCT ACAGATGAAATCACCGGCCATCACAGCCACTTTGGAAGGGAAAAATAAGACATTATATTTACAG ACCATATCCTCTATAGAAGAGAGAACCCGGCCAAATCTTTGTAAAACATTGAAAG AGCTCGGCCTGACGGACGGACAGGAGCTGGCCGTGACGGATATCACCTCCCCGCAAACCTTGCTCTTCAAACTCAGCCTGAGCACGTAG
- the uba3 gene encoding NEDD8-activating enzyme E1 catalytic subunit isoform X1, with protein MNLLLLSLFREKKRRRIEELAQKMALDDANWDGRWNHVSKFLERAGPFTHPDFEPSTELLQFLLETCKILVIGAGGLGCELLKNLALSGFRDIHLVDMDTIDVSNLNRQFLFRPKDVGRPKAEVAAEFINRRIPGCNVIAHFKKIQDFDESFYQQFHIVVCGLDSIIARRWMNGMLMSLLTFEEGVLDPSSVIPLIDGGTEGFKGNARVILPGMTACIECTLELYPPQITYPMCTIASMPRLPEHCVEYVRLLQWPKENPFGDGVPLDGDDPKHIQWVFQRSRERAGEFSITGVTYRLTQGVVKRIIPAVASTNAVIAAACATEVFKIASSAYISLNNYLMFNDVDGLYTYTFEADRKWTPDWQGEGSSCQWSSRVNAVSSAFDGHQENCPACSQVPQELQFAPSAKLQDVLNYLTKSATLQMKSPAITATLEGKNKTLYLQTISSIEERTRPNLCKTLKELGLTDGQELAVTDITSPQTLLFKLSLST; from the exons ATGAACCTTCTTTTACTCTCTCTTTTTAGGGAGAAGAAAAGAAGGAGAATAGAAGAGCTGGCTCAGAA AATGGCGCTAGACGACGCAAACTGGGACGGACGCTGGAATCACGTGAGCAAGTTCCTGGAGCGCGCGGGGCCCTTCACGCACCCCGACTTTGAACCGAGCACCGAG ttgctCCAGTTTTTATTGGAAACATGCAAGATTCTGGTCATCGGAGCTGGCGGCTTGGGATGTGAGCTCCTGAAAAACCTG GCTCTGTCAGGTTTTCGAGACATTCACCTTGTGGATATGGACACCATTGACGTGTCCAACCTAAACAGGCAGTTTCTTTTCAG GCCTAAAGATGTGGGCCGCCCCAAGGCTGAGGTGGCAGCTGAATTCATCAACCGCAGAATCCCGGGATGTAACGTGATTGC ACATTTTAAGAAAATCCAAGACTTCGATGAGTCATTTTACCAAC AGTTCCATATCGTGGTGTGTGGCCTGGATTCTATCATCGCCCGCCGGTGGATGAATGGCATGCTG ATGTCACTGCTGACTTTCGAGGAGGGCGTGCTGGATCCGTCCTCCGTTATCCCACTCATCGACGGGGGCACCGAGGGCTTCAAGGGCAACGCCCGGGTCATCCTGCCTGGCATGACTGCCTGTATTGAATGTACCCTGGAGCTCTACCCTCCGCAG ATCACCTACCCCATGTGCACCATCGCCTCCATGCCCCGGCTGCCTGAGCACTGCGTGGAGTACGTCCGTCTGCTGCAGTGGCCCAAGGAGAATCCCTTTGGCG ACGGCGTGCCACTGGACGGGGACGACCCCAAACACATCCAGTGGGTGTTCCAGAGATCACGGGAGAGAGCGGGCGAGTTCAGCATCACCGGCGTGACCTACAGACTGACTCAGG GGGTTGTGAAAAGGATCATCCCCGCCGTCGCGTCCACAAACGCCGTCATTGCGG ctgcatgTGCCACTGAGGTCTTCAAGATTGCGTCGAG TGCCTACATTTCACTGAACAACTACCTGATGTTCAACGACGTCGACGGCCTGTACACCTACACGTTTGAGGCGGACAGGAAG TGGACGCCGGACTGGCAGGGCGAGGGCTCCTCCTGCCAGTGG TCCTCACGTGTTAATGCTGTATCCTCGGCTTTTGATGGGCACCAGGAGAACTGCCCCGCCTGCAGCCAGGTGCCTCAGGAGCTGCAGTTCGCcccctcagccaagctgcaggATGTGCTGAACTACCTGACCAAGAGCGCCACCCT ACAGATGAAATCACCGGCCATCACAGCCACTTTGGAAGGGAAAAATAAGACATTATATTTACAG ACCATATCCTCTATAGAAGAGAGAACCCGGCCAAATCTTTGTAAAACATTGAAAG AGCTCGGCCTGACGGACGGACAGGAGCTGGCCGTGACGGATATCACCTCCCCGCAAACCTTGCTCTTCAAACTCAGCCTGAGCACGTAG
- the uba3 gene encoding NEDD8-activating enzyme E1 catalytic subunit isoform X4 produces MALDDANWDGRWNHVSKFLERAGPFTHPDFEPSTELLQFLLETCKILVIGAGGLGCELLKNLALSGFRDIHLVDMDTIDVSNLNRQFLFRPKDVGRPKAEVAAEFINRRIPGCNVIAHFKKIQDFDESFYQQFHIVVCGLDSIIARRWMNGMLMSLLTFEEGVLDPSSVIPLIDGGTEGFKGNARVILPGMTACIECTLELYPPQITYPMCTIASMPRLPEHCVEYVRLLQWPKENPFGDGVPLDGDDPKHIQWVFQRSRERAGEFSITGVTYRLTQGVVKRIIPAVASTNAVIAAACATEVFKIASSAYISLNNYLMFNDVDGLYTYTFEADRKWTPDWQGEGSSCQWSSRVNAVSSAFDGHQENCPACSQVPQELQFAPSAKLQDVLNYLTKSATLQMKSPAITATLEGKNKTLYLQTISSIEERTRPNLCKTLKELGLTDGQELAVTDITSPQTLLFKLSLST; encoded by the exons ATGGCGCTAGACGACGCAAACTGGGACGGACGCTGGAATCACGTGAGCAAGTTCCTGGAGCGCGCGGGGCCCTTCACGCACCCCGACTTTGAACCGAGCACCGAG ttgctCCAGTTTTTATTGGAAACATGCAAGATTCTGGTCATCGGAGCTGGCGGCTTGGGATGTGAGCTCCTGAAAAACCTG GCTCTGTCAGGTTTTCGAGACATTCACCTTGTGGATATGGACACCATTGACGTGTCCAACCTAAACAGGCAGTTTCTTTTCAG GCCTAAAGATGTGGGCCGCCCCAAGGCTGAGGTGGCAGCTGAATTCATCAACCGCAGAATCCCGGGATGTAACGTGATTGC ACATTTTAAGAAAATCCAAGACTTCGATGAGTCATTTTACCAAC AGTTCCATATCGTGGTGTGTGGCCTGGATTCTATCATCGCCCGCCGGTGGATGAATGGCATGCTG ATGTCACTGCTGACTTTCGAGGAGGGCGTGCTGGATCCGTCCTCCGTTATCCCACTCATCGACGGGGGCACCGAGGGCTTCAAGGGCAACGCCCGGGTCATCCTGCCTGGCATGACTGCCTGTATTGAATGTACCCTGGAGCTCTACCCTCCGCAG ATCACCTACCCCATGTGCACCATCGCCTCCATGCCCCGGCTGCCTGAGCACTGCGTGGAGTACGTCCGTCTGCTGCAGTGGCCCAAGGAGAATCCCTTTGGCG ACGGCGTGCCACTGGACGGGGACGACCCCAAACACATCCAGTGGGTGTTCCAGAGATCACGGGAGAGAGCGGGCGAGTTCAGCATCACCGGCGTGACCTACAGACTGACTCAGG GGGTTGTGAAAAGGATCATCCCCGCCGTCGCGTCCACAAACGCCGTCATTGCGG ctgcatgTGCCACTGAGGTCTTCAAGATTGCGTCGAG TGCCTACATTTCACTGAACAACTACCTGATGTTCAACGACGTCGACGGCCTGTACACCTACACGTTTGAGGCGGACAGGAAG TGGACGCCGGACTGGCAGGGCGAGGGCTCCTCCTGCCAGTGG TCCTCACGTGTTAATGCTGTATCCTCGGCTTTTGATGGGCACCAGGAGAACTGCCCCGCCTGCAGCCAGGTGCCTCAGGAGCTGCAGTTCGCcccctcagccaagctgcaggATGTGCTGAACTACCTGACCAAGAGCGCCACCCT ACAGATGAAATCACCGGCCATCACAGCCACTTTGGAAGGGAAAAATAAGACATTATATTTACAG ACCATATCCTCTATAGAAGAGAGAACCCGGCCAAATCTTTGTAAAACATTGAAAG AGCTCGGCCTGACGGACGGACAGGAGCTGGCCGTGACGGATATCACCTCCCCGCAAACCTTGCTCTTCAAACTCAGCCTGAGCACGTAG
- the uba3 gene encoding NEDD8-activating enzyme E1 catalytic subunit isoform X6: MADVEEPEKKRRRIEELAQKMALDDANWDGRWNHVSKFLERAGPFTHPDFEPSTELLQFLLETCKILVIGAGGLGCELLKNLALSGFRDIHLVDMDTIDVSNLNRQFLFRPKDVGRPKAEVAAEFINRRIPGCNVIAHFKKIQDFDESFYQQFHIVVCGLDSIIARRWMNGMLMSLLTFEEGVLDPSSVIPLIDGGTEGFKGNARVILPGMTACIECTLELYPPQITYPMCTIASMPRLPEHCVEYVRLLQWPKENPFGDGVPLDGDDPKHIQWVFQRSRERAGEFSITGVTYRLTQGVVKRIIPAVASTNAVIAAACATEVFKIASSAYISLNNYLMFNDVDGLYTYTFEADRKENCPACSQVPQELQFAPSAKLQDVLNYLTKSATLQMKSPAITATLEGKNKTLYLQTISSIEERTRPNLCKTLKELGLTDGQELAVTDITSPQTLLFKLSLST, translated from the exons ATGGCGGATGTAGAGGAGCC GGAGAAGAAAAGAAGGAGAATAGAAGAGCTGGCTCAGAA AATGGCGCTAGACGACGCAAACTGGGACGGACGCTGGAATCACGTGAGCAAGTTCCTGGAGCGCGCGGGGCCCTTCACGCACCCCGACTTTGAACCGAGCACCGAG ttgctCCAGTTTTTATTGGAAACATGCAAGATTCTGGTCATCGGAGCTGGCGGCTTGGGATGTGAGCTCCTGAAAAACCTG GCTCTGTCAGGTTTTCGAGACATTCACCTTGTGGATATGGACACCATTGACGTGTCCAACCTAAACAGGCAGTTTCTTTTCAG GCCTAAAGATGTGGGCCGCCCCAAGGCTGAGGTGGCAGCTGAATTCATCAACCGCAGAATCCCGGGATGTAACGTGATTGC ACATTTTAAGAAAATCCAAGACTTCGATGAGTCATTTTACCAAC AGTTCCATATCGTGGTGTGTGGCCTGGATTCTATCATCGCCCGCCGGTGGATGAATGGCATGCTG ATGTCACTGCTGACTTTCGAGGAGGGCGTGCTGGATCCGTCCTCCGTTATCCCACTCATCGACGGGGGCACCGAGGGCTTCAAGGGCAACGCCCGGGTCATCCTGCCTGGCATGACTGCCTGTATTGAATGTACCCTGGAGCTCTACCCTCCGCAG ATCACCTACCCCATGTGCACCATCGCCTCCATGCCCCGGCTGCCTGAGCACTGCGTGGAGTACGTCCGTCTGCTGCAGTGGCCCAAGGAGAATCCCTTTGGCG ACGGCGTGCCACTGGACGGGGACGACCCCAAACACATCCAGTGGGTGTTCCAGAGATCACGGGAGAGAGCGGGCGAGTTCAGCATCACCGGCGTGACCTACAGACTGACTCAGG GGGTTGTGAAAAGGATCATCCCCGCCGTCGCGTCCACAAACGCCGTCATTGCGG ctgcatgTGCCACTGAGGTCTTCAAGATTGCGTCGAG TGCCTACATTTCACTGAACAACTACCTGATGTTCAACGACGTCGACGGCCTGTACACCTACACGTTTGAGGCGGACAGGAAG GAGAACTGCCCCGCCTGCAGCCAGGTGCCTCAGGAGCTGCAGTTCGCcccctcagccaagctgcaggATGTGCTGAACTACCTGACCAAGAGCGCCACCCT ACAGATGAAATCACCGGCCATCACAGCCACTTTGGAAGGGAAAAATAAGACATTATATTTACAG ACCATATCCTCTATAGAAGAGAGAACCCGGCCAAATCTTTGTAAAACATTGAAAG AGCTCGGCCTGACGGACGGACAGGAGCTGGCCGTGACGGATATCACCTCCCCGCAAACCTTGCTCTTCAAACTCAGCCTGAGCACGTAG
- the uba3 gene encoding NEDD8-activating enzyme E1 catalytic subunit isoform X3, which yields MADVEEPMALDDANWDGRWNHVSKFLERAGPFTHPDFEPSTELLQFLLETCKILVIGAGGLGCELLKNLALSGFRDIHLVDMDTIDVSNLNRQFLFRPKDVGRPKAEVAAEFINRRIPGCNVIAHFKKIQDFDESFYQQFHIVVCGLDSIIARRWMNGMLMSLLTFEEGVLDPSSVIPLIDGGTEGFKGNARVILPGMTACIECTLELYPPQITYPMCTIASMPRLPEHCVEYVRLLQWPKENPFGDGVPLDGDDPKHIQWVFQRSRERAGEFSITGVTYRLTQGVVKRIIPAVASTNAVIAAACATEVFKIASSAYISLNNYLMFNDVDGLYTYTFEADRKWTPDWQGEGSSCQWSSRVNAVSSAFDGHQENCPACSQVPQELQFAPSAKLQDVLNYLTKSATLQMKSPAITATLEGKNKTLYLQTISSIEERTRPNLCKTLKELGLTDGQELAVTDITSPQTLLFKLSLST from the exons ATGGCGGATGTAGAGGAGCC AATGGCGCTAGACGACGCAAACTGGGACGGACGCTGGAATCACGTGAGCAAGTTCCTGGAGCGCGCGGGGCCCTTCACGCACCCCGACTTTGAACCGAGCACCGAG ttgctCCAGTTTTTATTGGAAACATGCAAGATTCTGGTCATCGGAGCTGGCGGCTTGGGATGTGAGCTCCTGAAAAACCTG GCTCTGTCAGGTTTTCGAGACATTCACCTTGTGGATATGGACACCATTGACGTGTCCAACCTAAACAGGCAGTTTCTTTTCAG GCCTAAAGATGTGGGCCGCCCCAAGGCTGAGGTGGCAGCTGAATTCATCAACCGCAGAATCCCGGGATGTAACGTGATTGC ACATTTTAAGAAAATCCAAGACTTCGATGAGTCATTTTACCAAC AGTTCCATATCGTGGTGTGTGGCCTGGATTCTATCATCGCCCGCCGGTGGATGAATGGCATGCTG ATGTCACTGCTGACTTTCGAGGAGGGCGTGCTGGATCCGTCCTCCGTTATCCCACTCATCGACGGGGGCACCGAGGGCTTCAAGGGCAACGCCCGGGTCATCCTGCCTGGCATGACTGCCTGTATTGAATGTACCCTGGAGCTCTACCCTCCGCAG ATCACCTACCCCATGTGCACCATCGCCTCCATGCCCCGGCTGCCTGAGCACTGCGTGGAGTACGTCCGTCTGCTGCAGTGGCCCAAGGAGAATCCCTTTGGCG ACGGCGTGCCACTGGACGGGGACGACCCCAAACACATCCAGTGGGTGTTCCAGAGATCACGGGAGAGAGCGGGCGAGTTCAGCATCACCGGCGTGACCTACAGACTGACTCAGG GGGTTGTGAAAAGGATCATCCCCGCCGTCGCGTCCACAAACGCCGTCATTGCGG ctgcatgTGCCACTGAGGTCTTCAAGATTGCGTCGAG TGCCTACATTTCACTGAACAACTACCTGATGTTCAACGACGTCGACGGCCTGTACACCTACACGTTTGAGGCGGACAGGAAG TGGACGCCGGACTGGCAGGGCGAGGGCTCCTCCTGCCAGTGG TCCTCACGTGTTAATGCTGTATCCTCGGCTTTTGATGGGCACCAGGAGAACTGCCCCGCCTGCAGCCAGGTGCCTCAGGAGCTGCAGTTCGCcccctcagccaagctgcaggATGTGCTGAACTACCTGACCAAGAGCGCCACCCT ACAGATGAAATCACCGGCCATCACAGCCACTTTGGAAGGGAAAAATAAGACATTATATTTACAG ACCATATCCTCTATAGAAGAGAGAACCCGGCCAAATCTTTGTAAAACATTGAAAG AGCTCGGCCTGACGGACGGACAGGAGCTGGCCGTGACGGATATCACCTCCCCGCAAACCTTGCTCTTCAAACTCAGCCTGAGCACGTAG